The following coding sequences are from one Geodermatophilus normandii window:
- a CDS encoding APC family permease: protein MPKLSDLGQLPKRLVLGRPVRSDRVGESLLPKSLALPIFASDPLSSVAYATQEILIVLTLAGTAFLFLAPWLAVVVVLLLATVVLSYRQVVHAYPSGGGDYEVAMKNHGQFAGLTVASALLVDYVLTVAVSVSAGTDNIISAFPTLNEHRVLIAIGLVALLAATNLRGVRESGKTFAVPTYLFVAGIMVMIVTGLVRDFLTDSPVVAESAGWSVTPEAGYDDLGGVALVFFALRAFASGCTALTGVEAIANGVPAFRPPKSRNAATTLALMGGIAATMFAGVTALALLGDVRYAENTCDLIGFPGNCETDPQRTVIAQLAAATFGGDTSVGFFYIQAATALVLVLAANTAFNGFPLLGSVLAQDRFLPRQLHTRGDKLVYSNGILLLAGFAALLILAFQADPNRLIQMYIVGVFTSFSIGQWGMVRHWNREIRLSDDAAAKRAMRRSQVINTIGGSLTTAVLVVIVITKFTRGAYLVILVMPVLFLLMKAINRHYSHVAEQLVPDQDARLLPSRVHAIVLVSKVHKPTLRALAFARATRPDVLTALTVNVDENDTRGLQADWERYDIPVPLTVLESPYREITRPVVDYVKAIRRQSPRELVIVFVPQYVVGHWWENVLHNQSALRLRARLQFQPGVMITTVPWQLESSVGRGEDDRRDGPMPGDLRRGLTDDQVEATPYG from the coding sequence GTGCCCAAGCTGTCCGACCTCGGACAACTCCCCAAACGGCTCGTGCTGGGCCGCCCGGTCCGCAGCGACCGCGTGGGGGAGTCCCTGCTCCCGAAGTCCCTGGCCCTGCCGATCTTCGCCAGCGACCCGCTCTCCTCGGTGGCCTACGCCACGCAGGAGATCCTGATCGTCCTGACGCTGGCCGGCACCGCCTTCCTCTTCCTCGCGCCGTGGCTCGCCGTCGTCGTCGTCCTGCTGCTGGCGACCGTCGTCCTCTCCTACCGGCAGGTCGTGCACGCCTACCCCTCGGGGGGCGGTGACTACGAGGTCGCGATGAAGAACCACGGGCAGTTCGCCGGGCTCACCGTCGCCAGCGCCCTGCTGGTCGACTACGTGCTCACCGTCGCCGTCTCGGTCTCGGCCGGCACCGACAACATCATCTCGGCGTTCCCCACGCTCAACGAGCACCGTGTGCTCATCGCCATCGGCCTGGTCGCGCTGCTGGCGGCGACCAACCTGCGCGGCGTCCGGGAGTCGGGCAAGACCTTCGCCGTCCCGACCTACCTGTTCGTCGCCGGGATCATGGTCATGATCGTCACCGGGCTGGTCCGCGACTTCCTCACCGACTCCCCGGTGGTCGCCGAGAGCGCCGGCTGGTCCGTCACGCCCGAGGCGGGGTACGACGACCTGGGCGGCGTCGCGCTGGTGTTCTTCGCGCTGCGCGCCTTCGCGTCCGGCTGCACCGCGCTCACCGGCGTCGAGGCGATCGCCAACGGCGTCCCGGCCTTCCGGCCGCCCAAGTCGCGCAACGCCGCGACGACGCTGGCGCTCATGGGCGGCATCGCCGCCACGATGTTCGCCGGGGTCACCGCGCTGGCCCTCCTCGGCGACGTCCGCTACGCGGAGAACACCTGCGACCTGATCGGGTTCCCCGGCAACTGCGAGACCGACCCGCAGCGCACGGTCATCGCGCAGCTGGCCGCGGCCACCTTCGGCGGGGACACCTCGGTCGGGTTCTTCTACATCCAGGCGGCCACCGCGCTGGTGCTCGTGCTCGCGGCCAACACCGCCTTCAACGGCTTCCCGCTGCTGGGCTCGGTGCTCGCGCAGGACCGCTTCCTGCCCCGCCAGCTGCACACCCGCGGTGACAAGCTCGTCTACAGCAACGGCATCCTGCTGCTGGCCGGCTTCGCGGCGCTGCTGATCCTCGCCTTCCAGGCCGATCCCAACCGGCTGATCCAGATGTACATCGTCGGCGTCTTCACCAGCTTCTCGATCGGCCAGTGGGGCATGGTCCGGCACTGGAACCGCGAGATCCGGCTCTCCGACGACGCGGCCGCCAAGCGGGCGATGCGCCGCTCGCAGGTCATCAACACCATCGGCGGCAGCCTCACCACGGCGGTGCTGGTGGTCATCGTGATCACCAAGTTCACCCGCGGCGCCTACCTGGTCATCCTGGTGATGCCGGTCCTGTTCCTGCTCATGAAGGCCATCAACAGGCACTACTCGCACGTGGCCGAGCAGCTCGTGCCCGACCAGGACGCCCGGCTGCTGCCGAGCAGGGTGCACGCCATCGTGCTGGTGTCGAAGGTGCACAAGCCGACGCTGCGCGCGCTCGCCTTCGCCCGGGCCACGCGTCCCGACGTCCTCACCGCGCTCACGGTCAACGTCGACGAGAACGACACCCGCGGGCTGCAGGCCGACTGGGAGCGCTACGACATCCCCGTGCCGCTCACCGTGCTGGAGTCGCCGTACCGGGAGATCACCCGGCCGGTCGTCGACTACGTCAAGGCGATCCGCCGGCAGAGCCCCCGCGAGCTGGTCATCGTCTTCGTGCCGCAGTACGTCGTCGGGCACTGGTGGGAGAACGTGCTGCACAACCAGAGCGCGCTGCGGCTGCGCGCCCGGCTGCAGTTCCAGCCCGGCGTCATGATCACCACGGTGCCGTGGCAGCTGGAGAGCTCGGTCGGCCGGGGCGAGGACGACCGCCGGGACGGCCCCATGCCCGGCGACCTGCGCCGCGGCCTCACCGACGACCAGGTCGAGGCCACCCCGTATGGCTGA
- a CDS encoding DUF4177 domain-containing protein produces the protein MTSWEYASVITANDAESQRAGVSVKLPNGKLERQQGDTSSVLNRLGAEGWELVSYHSSGAGTWGFEQFWLKRQMS, from the coding sequence GTGACCTCCTGGGAGTACGCCTCGGTCATCACGGCCAACGACGCGGAGTCGCAGCGCGCGGGGGTGAGCGTCAAGCTCCCCAACGGCAAGCTCGAACGGCAGCAGGGGGACACCAGCTCGGTGCTCAACCGGCTCGGCGCCGAGGGCTGGGAGCTGGTCAGCTACCACTCCAGCGGTGCCGGCACCTGGGGCTTCGAGCAGTTCTGGCTCAAGCGCCAGATGTCCTAG
- a CDS encoding ROK family transcriptional regulator has translation MDPRQPWLPDLTGPSRRLVQELRVSGPSTRAQLVERTGLSRATVSGYVSDLVDRGLVAPSEETGAVETGGRPARLVHLTRRAGVVVGVDIGRTHVRVAVADLSHEIVGEETTTLPVADLDSDAVLDTVASQVRAELRRVGACTEDVVGAVVGLPTPVVGRAASARGTVARSNILPTWSGRTPAPALQERLGVPVIVENDANLGAVAEVRWGAGRGSRATIYLKMATGVGGAIVLDGDLLRGVSGTAGEMGHVSLDPAGALCRCGNRGCLELTAGGAALLQAIRTAAPHLADLRSLVAGALEGDQACRRLIADAGTSVGQVLGGLVNVLNPDRIVVGGELGTAGDLLVDPLRRALGQSAIPAAAEQLTVVPGSLGARAEVLGALAVALREADRLTG, from the coding sequence ATGGACCCCCGCCAGCCGTGGCTGCCCGACCTCACGGGCCCCTCGCGACGGCTGGTCCAGGAGCTGCGGGTCAGCGGCCCCTCGACCCGCGCCCAGCTGGTCGAGCGCACCGGCCTGTCCCGCGCGACGGTCTCCGGGTACGTGTCCGACCTCGTCGACCGCGGCCTGGTCGCGCCGTCGGAGGAGACCGGCGCGGTGGAGACCGGGGGCCGCCCCGCGCGGCTGGTGCACCTCACCCGCCGCGCGGGCGTCGTCGTCGGCGTCGATATCGGGCGCACGCACGTCCGGGTCGCCGTCGCCGACCTCTCGCACGAGATCGTCGGCGAGGAGACCACCACGCTGCCGGTCGCCGACCTCGACTCCGACGCGGTCCTGGACACCGTGGCCTCCCAGGTGCGCGCCGAGCTGCGGCGCGTGGGGGCCTGCACCGAGGACGTCGTCGGCGCGGTCGTGGGCCTGCCCACCCCCGTCGTCGGCCGGGCCGCCAGCGCCCGCGGCACCGTCGCGCGGTCGAACATCCTCCCCACCTGGTCGGGGCGGACGCCGGCGCCCGCGCTGCAGGAGCGGCTCGGCGTCCCGGTCATCGTGGAGAACGACGCCAACCTCGGGGCCGTCGCGGAGGTCCGCTGGGGCGCCGGCCGCGGCTCGCGCGCCACCATCTACCTGAAGATGGCGACCGGCGTCGGCGGGGCGATCGTCCTGGACGGCGACCTGCTGCGCGGCGTCTCCGGCACCGCCGGCGAGATGGGGCACGTCAGCCTGGACCCGGCCGGCGCGCTGTGCCGCTGCGGCAACCGCGGCTGCCTGGAGCTGACCGCCGGCGGCGCCGCACTCCTGCAGGCCATCCGCACCGCCGCTCCGCACCTGGCCGACCTGCGCTCGCTGGTGGCCGGCGCGCTGGAGGGCGACCAGGCCTGCCGGCGGCTGATCGCCGACGCCGGCACGTCGGTGGGCCAGGTGCTCGGCGGCCTGGTCAACGTGCTCAACCCCGACCGCATCGTCGTCGGCGGCGAGCTCGGCACCGCCGGCGACCTGCTGGTCGACCCGCTCCGCCGGGCGCTCGGGCAGTCCGCCATCCCCGCCGCGGCCGAGCAGCTCACCGTCGTCCCCGGCTCGCTCGGCGCCCGCGCGGAGGTGCTCGGCGCCCTGGCGGTCGCGCTCCGGGAGGCCGACCGGCTGACCGGCTGA
- a CDS encoding potassium channel family protein, which translates to MHVVVMGCGRVGSAIARRLEQIGHSVAVIDQDPEAFRRLGPDFGGRQVTGLGFDRQTLLDAGIDSAGAFAAVSSGDNSNIISARVARETFGVQHVVARIYDSKRAEVFERMGIPSVATVPWTVNRLLRELLSVKVSEIWREPTGRVLLMRVTVTDGWVGRKLAELEAASGARAAWLVRFGEALLPTSATVLQDGDQLVVAATDEISDRVHHAVEQQPEGGRA; encoded by the coding sequence GTGCACGTGGTCGTCATGGGCTGCGGCCGCGTCGGCTCGGCCATCGCGCGGCGGCTGGAGCAGATCGGTCACAGCGTCGCGGTGATCGACCAGGACCCCGAGGCCTTCCGCCGGCTGGGCCCCGACTTCGGCGGCCGGCAGGTGACCGGCCTGGGTTTCGACCGGCAGACCCTGCTCGACGCCGGCATCGACTCCGCCGGGGCCTTCGCCGCCGTCAGCAGCGGCGACAACTCCAACATCATCAGCGCCCGCGTCGCCCGGGAGACCTTCGGCGTCCAGCACGTCGTCGCCCGGATCTACGACTCCAAGCGCGCCGAGGTGTTCGAGCGCATGGGCATCCCCAGCGTGGCCACCGTCCCGTGGACGGTGAACCGGCTGCTGCGCGAGCTGCTGTCGGTCAAGGTCAGCGAGATCTGGCGGGAGCCCACCGGCCGGGTGCTGCTGATGCGCGTGACCGTCACCGACGGGTGGGTGGGCCGCAAGCTCGCCGAGCTCGAGGCCGCCTCCGGCGCGCGGGCCGCGTGGCTGGTCCGCTTCGGCGAGGCGCTCCTGCCCACCTCCGCCACCGTGCTGCAGGACGGCGACCAGCTCGTCGTCGCGGCGACCGACGAGATCTCCGACCGGGTCCACCACGCGGTCGAGCAGCAGCCCGAGGGAGGCAGGGCCTGA
- a CDS encoding class I SAM-dependent RNA methyltransferase produces MAEGPPSPPRPARSARGPGGRPGKGLGWTGREFEVTVGPVAHGGHCVARHEGRVVFVRHTLPGERVVVRVTEDRQPGYCRADAVEVLEASPDRIERPCPYSGPGRCGGCDWQHVSWEGQRRLKADVVREQLTRLGGLDAGDPLLAGLDVEPLPGGPLRWRSRARFAVDRTGAPGLRRHRSHDVVLLDDCPITVEPAAQAVLARRWPGAGAVDVAVDSAGTVTTTRLDRRGVPTSTRVLRAGEDVPGETRRRAGRRAAGRDWEVEGTGFWQVHESAADALVAAVTAAAGVRPGESVLDLYAGAGLFGGALAPAAGESGRVVCVEADAEACAAAEANLAGLPQAEVWQGEVDAEGLTGLLEELGGSPDVVVLDPPRAGAGPAVSRVLAGTGARAVVYVACDPASLGRDVAAFAAAGYRLAALRAFDAFPMTAHVECVALLVPGDAGR; encoded by the coding sequence ATGGCTGAAGGACCACCCTCCCCCCCACGCCCCGCACGCTCGGCGCGGGGTCCTGGAGGGCGGCCGGGGAAGGGCCTCGGGTGGACCGGCCGGGAGTTCGAGGTGACGGTCGGCCCGGTCGCCCACGGCGGTCACTGCGTCGCCCGGCACGAGGGGCGCGTCGTCTTCGTCCGCCACACCCTGCCCGGCGAGCGGGTCGTCGTCCGGGTCACCGAGGACCGCCAGCCCGGCTACTGCCGCGCCGACGCCGTCGAGGTGCTCGAGGCCTCGCCCGACCGGATCGAGCGGCCCTGCCCGTACAGCGGGCCGGGGCGCTGCGGGGGCTGCGACTGGCAGCACGTGTCCTGGGAGGGGCAGCGGCGCCTGAAGGCCGACGTGGTCCGCGAGCAGCTCACCCGGCTGGGCGGGCTGGACGCCGGCGACCCGCTGCTGGCCGGCCTCGACGTCGAGCCGCTGCCCGGCGGGCCGCTGCGCTGGCGGTCGCGGGCGCGCTTCGCCGTCGACCGGACCGGCGCGCCCGGGCTGCGGCGGCACCGCTCGCACGACGTCGTCCTGCTCGACGACTGCCCGATCACCGTCGAGCCCGCGGCGCAGGCGGTGCTGGCTCGGCGCTGGCCGGGCGCCGGCGCGGTCGACGTCGCCGTCGACTCGGCCGGCACGGTGACCACCACCCGCCTGGACCGCCGCGGCGTGCCGACGTCGACCCGGGTGCTGCGGGCCGGCGAGGACGTGCCGGGCGAGACCCGGCGGCGGGCCGGGCGCCGGGCGGCCGGACGCGACTGGGAGGTCGAGGGCACCGGCTTCTGGCAGGTGCACGAGTCGGCCGCCGACGCGCTCGTGGCCGCCGTCACCGCTGCGGCGGGTGTGCGACCGGGGGAGTCGGTGCTCGACCTCTACGCCGGCGCCGGCCTGTTCGGCGGCGCGCTGGCGCCGGCGGCGGGGGAGTCCGGCCGGGTGGTGTGCGTGGAGGCCGACGCCGAGGCGTGCGCCGCGGCCGAGGCCAACCTCGCCGGGCTGCCGCAGGCCGAGGTCTGGCAGGGCGAGGTGGACGCCGAGGGGCTCACCGGCCTGCTCGAGGAGCTCGGCGGCAGCCCCGACGTCGTGGTGCTCGACCCGCCGCGGGCGGGCGCGGGCCCGGCGGTCAGCCGGGTGCTGGCCGGCACCGGCGCGCGTGCCGTCGTCTACGTCGCCTGCGACCCGGCGTCCCTGGGCCGCGACGTCGCCGCGTTCGCCGCCGCCGGGTACCGCCTGGCCGCGCTGCGCGCCTTCGACGCCTTCCCCATGACCGCGCACGTCGAGTGCGTGGCCCTGCTGGTGCCGGGCGACGCGGGACGGTGA